In Streptomyces sp. NBC_00704, a genomic segment contains:
- a CDS encoding zinc-dependent alcohol dehydrogenase, translating to MKALCWEGVNKLSVEQVDDPVMRNEQDVIVRLIAGTTCGSDLHLIGGYIPFMRAGDVIGHEFLGEVVEVGAGVRRHKVGDRVVVCSFVGCGRCWYCANDLWSLCDNTNTNPGIGQALFGADTGGIFGYSHAMGGLRGSHAEYVRVPFADYGAFSVPEGVDDTSALFVSDSVPTGWMGADLAGVKPGDVVAVWGCGAVGQMAARAAILLGAERVFSIDRIPERLEMTERHIGSEVIDYTSTDVGAELRERTGGRGPDVCIEAVGMEAHSDSPVHLYDQVKQQLRLQTDRPTAVRQAIHACRKAGTVFVLGVFAGAVDKFPLGAVINKGLTVRGAQQHGQRYIPMLLDRLAAGEISTTHLATHTVPLDEAPRAYEMFKEKEDGCVRAVIRPGH from the coding sequence GTGAAGGCCCTGTGCTGGGAAGGCGTGAACAAGCTGTCCGTGGAGCAGGTCGACGACCCTGTCATGCGCAACGAACAGGACGTGATCGTACGGCTGATCGCGGGCACGACCTGCGGATCGGATCTGCATCTCATCGGCGGCTACATCCCGTTCATGCGTGCCGGGGACGTCATCGGTCACGAGTTCCTCGGCGAGGTCGTCGAGGTCGGCGCGGGCGTGCGGCGGCACAAGGTGGGGGACCGGGTGGTGGTCTGCTCGTTCGTCGGGTGCGGGCGCTGCTGGTACTGCGCGAACGATCTGTGGTCGCTGTGCGACAACACCAACACCAATCCGGGCATCGGGCAGGCGCTGTTCGGCGCCGACACCGGCGGCATCTTCGGCTATTCGCATGCCATGGGCGGGTTGCGTGGCAGCCACGCCGAATACGTGCGCGTGCCCTTCGCCGACTACGGAGCCTTCTCCGTCCCGGAGGGCGTCGACGACACCAGCGCCCTGTTCGTGTCCGACTCCGTGCCCACGGGCTGGATGGGCGCCGACCTGGCAGGGGTGAAGCCCGGGGACGTCGTCGCCGTGTGGGGCTGCGGGGCGGTCGGTCAGATGGCGGCCCGCGCCGCGATCCTGCTGGGCGCGGAACGCGTGTTCTCCATCGACCGGATTCCCGAGCGCCTGGAGATGACCGAGCGGCACATCGGCAGCGAGGTCATCGACTACACGAGCACCGACGTCGGCGCGGAACTGCGCGAGCGCACGGGCGGGCGCGGACCCGACGTGTGCATCGAGGCCGTCGGCATGGAAGCCCACAGCGACAGCCCCGTGCATCTGTACGACCAGGTCAAACAGCAGCTCCGACTCCAGACCGACCGCCCCACCGCCGTACGCCAGGCCATTCACGCCTGCCGCAAGGCCGGAACGGTCTTCGTCCTCGGCGTGTTCGCCGGCGCCGTCGACAAGTTCCCCCTCGGCGCGGTGATCAACAAGGGTCTGACCGTGCGGGGCGCCCAGCAGCACGGCCAGCGCTACATTCCCATGCTGCTGGACCGGCTGGCGGCCGGAGAGATCAGCACGACTCACCTGGCCACCCACACGGTGCCTCTGGACGAGGCGCCACGGGCCTACGAGATGTTCAAGGAGAAGGAGGACGGCTGCGTGCGCGCGGTCATCCGGCCAGGCCACTGA
- a CDS encoding DoxX family protein, which yields MSETTAPVASVAPAARGRRARIALRTVQVLLALFYVIASALPKLIANSYAVDSFDRIGWGATGMYVIGALELAGGIALLIPALQSVAAVALSALMVGAFVVQMVVFDGENAATPLILIVPLALIAWVRRSSIKELLNLVRRRV from the coding sequence ATGTCCGAGACCACCGCCCCCGTCGCCTCTGTCGCCCCCGCCGCTCGCGGTCGTCGTGCGCGGATCGCCCTGCGCACCGTGCAGGTGCTCCTCGCCCTCTTCTATGTCATCGCCAGCGCCCTGCCCAAGCTGATCGCGAACTCCTACGCCGTCGACTCCTTCGACCGGATCGGCTGGGGCGCCACCGGCATGTACGTCATCGGCGCGCTCGAACTCGCCGGGGGCATCGCCCTGTTGATCCCGGCGCTGCAGTCGGTGGCCGCGGTCGCGTTGAGTGCGCTGATGGTCGGCGCGTTCGTCGTTCAGATGGTCGTCTTCGACGGCGAGAACGCGGCGACACCGCTGATCCTCATCGTGCCGCTCGCCCTGATCGCCTGGGTACGCCGGAGCTCGATCAAGGAGCTGCTGAACCTGGTACGACGACGGGTGTGA
- a CDS encoding MBL fold metallo-hydrolase: MSQLNANQFPVRTFGGPTALFEYGGLRFLTDPTFDGPGDYASPGPTLTKTAPSTTTPADLGPIDVVLLSHDEHADNLDTSGRALLADVPLTLTTPGGGERLGQKAKGLADWETVELERSGGGTITVTGVPAIHGPGAREEVEPFAGQVVGFVLTGEGLPTVYVSGDNASLDAVREIAVRFAPIDTALLFAGAPRFPMLFDGGLIVLDSAQAAEATRILDARRVVPVHHDSWAHFTEGRDELEAAFDAAGLTDRLDQDWAQRA, encoded by the coding sequence ATGTCCCAGCTCAACGCCAACCAGTTCCCGGTCCGCACGTTCGGCGGTCCGACCGCCCTGTTCGAGTACGGCGGCCTGCGCTTCCTGACCGACCCGACCTTCGACGGCCCCGGCGACTACGCCTCTCCCGGCCCGACGCTGACCAAGACCGCCCCCTCCACCACTACCCCTGCCGACCTCGGCCCCATTGACGTGGTCCTGCTCTCCCACGACGAGCACGCCGACAACCTCGACACCTCCGGCCGCGCCCTGCTCGCCGACGTCCCCCTCACCCTGACCACACCCGGCGGCGGCGAGCGCCTCGGGCAGAAGGCCAAGGGCCTGGCCGACTGGGAGACGGTCGAGCTGGAGCGTTCGGGCGGCGGCACCATCACGGTGACCGGGGTTCCCGCCATCCACGGCCCCGGCGCGCGTGAGGAGGTCGAGCCGTTCGCCGGCCAGGTCGTCGGCTTCGTCCTGACGGGCGAGGGCCTGCCGACGGTCTACGTCAGCGGCGACAACGCCTCGCTCGACGCGGTCAGGGAGATCGCCGTGCGCTTCGCCCCGATCGACACCGCCCTCCTGTTCGCCGGCGCGCCCCGCTTCCCCATGCTCTTCGACGGTGGGCTGATCGTCCTGGACAGCGCGCAGGCCGCCGAGGCCACCCGGATTCTTGACGCCCGTCGCGTCGTCCCGGTCCACCACGACAGCTGGGCCCACTTCACAGAGGGGCGCGACGAGCTGGAGGCAGCCTTCGACGCCGCGGGCCTGACCGACCGTCTGGACCAGGACTGGGCGCAGCGCGCCTGA
- a CDS encoding ABATE domain-containing protein — MDDALTADVAPTALPPAPGADRYRSLDFADTAATLPAGQSYDLLAAPETAMRWLAAHDLTTPDVQLYEVCAQRMRTLRAHIRVLFAARVDTTTPPQESLRAVNEALTAVPTAPLLAWDGGRGLRRVQAHPTDQAVNHALATLAADAADLLTGPDAGILAACGSAPCDRFLLRTHGRRHWCSTRCGDRVRAARAYARRSGASG; from the coding sequence ATGGATGACGCCCTGACCGCCGACGTGGCGCCGACCGCTCTGCCCCCGGCACCGGGTGCCGACCGGTACCGCTCCCTGGACTTCGCCGACACCGCGGCCACCCTGCCCGCCGGCCAGAGCTACGACCTGCTCGCCGCCCCGGAAACCGCCATGCGCTGGCTCGCCGCCCACGACCTGACCACCCCGGACGTGCAGCTGTACGAGGTGTGCGCGCAGCGGATGCGTACCCTGCGCGCCCACATCCGCGTCCTGTTCGCCGCCCGCGTCGACACCACCACCCCGCCCCAGGAATCCCTGCGCGCGGTGAACGAGGCCCTCACTGCCGTGCCCACCGCCCCCCTCCTCGCCTGGGACGGGGGCCGAGGACTGCGCCGCGTCCAGGCGCACCCCACCGACCAGGCCGTCAACCACGCACTGGCGACCCTCGCCGCCGACGCCGCCGACCTGCTCACCGGTCCCGACGCCGGCATCCTCGCCGCCTGCGGATCAGCCCCCTGTGACCGGTTCCTCCTGCGCACCCACGGCCGGCGCCACTGGTGCTCCACACGCTGCGGCGACCGCGTCCGTGCCGCCCGCGCCTACGCCCGGCGCAGCGGCGCCTCGGGCTGA